The proteins below are encoded in one region of Gambusia affinis linkage group LG07, SWU_Gaff_1.0, whole genome shotgun sequence:
- the nisch gene encoding nischarin isoform X3: protein MMEHGSFPVAVPARKVTVVGSELVESYTVYIIDVTDSLHRWTVKHRYSDFYELHEKLTAEKKVDRHLLPPKKILGKNSKSLVERRQKELELYLQTLLQQFPEATPTPLAYFLHFHLYEINGITAALAEELFHKGEQLLQAGEVFSLRPLQLYSVSQQLRLATPTCLSGDARTDLGHILDFTCRLRYLKISGSRGPVGTSNIQETSLPFDLSVFKSLLQIEISDCSSQQIQGLPSLRASLATLNLHRSTESMMSVLVPEASEFPQWEPEGAEPGCPVTALVPIWRHLTTLDMSHNCIGAVDDSVKLIPKVEFLDLSYNQLSSVENLQHLYSLVHVDLSYNCLHSLEAAHTRLGNIKTLSLAGNQLETLSGLSKLYSLVNLDLSHNQLAQLEEIRNIGALPCLEKLNLSSNPMCIIPDYRTKVLAQFGDRAAEVSLDCRATTEKELDTVEVLKAIQKAKEVKDRMSSSDKKISEDSRASAAPPASSSSSSSSCPSQGLTSREDDPGPPDAPPPEDPSPPPNISHTHLLSAEPAQVKLSALCQPEQPLPANSASSSAAVCCFCSACFSSRLEVRCSACSATCCPLLPSALFALSLSNKDFSTQLSQRLGSILREQKTKRGEEEEQEERRSDSRDLRSEVLSTDVGGRSLSSRDGYFEMGLDDSGEELVGSAPFPEEKELVGPAPFPEEKELVGPAPFPEEKELVGSAPLPEEKELVGSAPLPEGEEPGVRPEEPGEEQLEVRVRRVLWCCCVLVGEEVKQRGACLVLTDRLLALLCWSHDSLSANQERGPDQSPDMEEVLLGLQADLLVPYTQVLLTCPAELQDSCFSFGIKTGQNRWFIFSEAEEVRQTRTELNGLLQDPLDLPAPPLPRLLPPSLLSPWEVEESLAARGGFPAHILCSSSSSSSPASGSAQLLSDLGLEDAGLLSLLFLTPRTLWVLRMDFRQLWADRPPVHLSSSSSSWCRLVRLALSSVLLHPDQREMGDGPDRGSCPDPQHCLRRRHSVDLLAGGQRLLLLFPLAQDRGSFLGELSQRRASLEGLKLVALPRPCRPCPGPTGPGCCRTKEPCCCCSDRKSGCSSRDSLRLQDEENQPPPHLVPGLSPGLKLLAGLRGQQLLSYFRRYVAQSQAEELRHVCWLSVLLYKAPGSEVTSCLLLSTEAIYFLLDDSVPPLHPHSGTDAPSPEDAETSLCSCLSVRLAELQAVNVGLFDQNFRVVGRSADQVVCCLSRDGYGTSVFLQQLMAALSLQQQQRPPQPDPSDQDFYSQFTGKMQNYELVHSSRVRFIYPSDEEMGDLTFIVSERKTSASAPPPSSCSILLYLLVFQVQMPNQPSTERSPVLQPRTLVLTGTDVFLLDEDYVSYPLPDFAKEPPSRGRYQLCEARRIRDLDRVLLGYQPYPQALTLVFDDLPGPDLLCHLTMDHFAPAGPEAPPPGGVAGGQGEVQWCVFVPGGDSRERLISLLARQWEALCSRELPVELTG from the exons ATGATGGAGCACGGCTCCTTTCCAGTGGCGGTTCCGGCCCGGAAGGTGACTGTGGTCGGTTCGGAGCTCGTGGAGAGCTACACG gtCTACATCATTGATGTAACGGACAGTCTGCACCGGTGGACGGTGAAGCACCGCTACAGCGATTTCTACGAGCTGCATGAGAAG CTGACGGCGGAAAAGAAAGTGGACCGCCATCTGCTTCCTCCCAAGAAGATCCTGGGGAAGAACTCCAAGAGTCTCGTGGAGCGGCGGCAGAAGGAGCTGGAGCTCTACCTGCAGACGCTGCTGCAGCAGTTTCCAGAGGCCACACCCACTCCGCTCGCCTACTTCCTGCACTTCCACCTCTAT GAGATTAATGGCATCACAGCAGCGCTGGCAGAGGAGCTCTTCCATAAAG gggagcagctgctgcaggcagGAGAGGTGTTTTCCCTGCGTCCGCTCCAGCTTTACTCCGTCTCCCAGCAGCTCCGcctggccacgcccacctgcCTCAGCGGAGACGCCAGAACGGACCTGGGACACATCCTGGACTTCACCTGCAGGCTACGCTACCTCAAG atTTCAGGGAGCAGAGGTCCAGTAGGAACCAGTAACATCCAGGAGACCAGTCTCCCCTTCGACCTGTCAGTGTTTAAGTCCCTGCTGCAGATTGAG ATCAGCGACTGCAGCTCGCAGCAGATCCAGGGTCTGCCGTCCCTGAGGGCCAGCCTGGCTACGCTGAACCTCCACCGCTCTACTGAGTCCATGATG TCCGTCCTCGTCCCAGAGGCCAGCGAGTTCCCGCAGTGGGAACctgagggggcggagcctggcTGTCCTGTCACGGCACTGGTTCCCATCTGGAGACACCTGACCACGCTGGACATGAGCCACAACTGCATCGGCGCCGTCGACGACTCAGTG AAACTCATCCCCAAGGTGGAGTTCCTGGACCTGAGCTACAACCAGCTGTCGTCTGTGGAGAACCTGCAG CACCTCTACAGCTTGGTGCATGTGGACCTGAGCTACAACTGCCTGCACAGCCTGGAGGCGGCGCACACGCGGCTGGGGAACATCAAGACGCTAAGCCTGGCGGGGAACCAGCTGGAGACGCTCAGTGGGCTCTCCAAGCTCTACTCTCTGGTCAACCTGGACCTGAGCCACAATCAACTGGCACAG cTGGAGGAGATCAGGAACATCGGAGCGCTGCCCTGCTTGGAGAAGCTCAACCTGTCCAGTAACCCCATGTGCATCATACCAGACTACAGAACCAAGGTTCTGGCCCAGTTTGGGGACCGGGCAGCAGAG GTGAGCCTGGACTGCAGAGCGACGACGGAGAAGGAGCTGGACACGGTGGAAGTGCTGAAAGCCATTCAGAAAGCCAAAGAGGTCAAAGATCGCATGAGCAGCAGCGATAAGAAG ATCAGTGAGGACTCCAGGgcgtctgcagctcctcctgcctcctcctcctcctcctcttcgtcctgCCCCAGCCAAG GACTGACCAGCAGAGAGGACGACCCCGGCCCCCCCGACGCCCCTCCCCCCGAGGACCCCTCACCCCCTCCTaacatctcacacacacacctcctgtCTGCCGAACCTGCTCAG GTAAAACTTTCTGCTCTCTGCCAGCCTGAACAGCCACTCCCAGCGAACTCGgcttcttcctctgcagccgTCTG cTGTTTCTGCTCAGCTTGCTTTTCCAGTCGCCTGGAGGTCCGCTGCTCCGCctgcagcgccacctgctgtCCGCTGCTCCCCTCTGCTCTTTTCGCCCTGTCCCTGTCCAACAAAGACTTCAGCACCCAGCTCTCCCAGCGGCTCGGCTCCATCCTGAGGGAGCAGAAGacgaagagaggagaggaagaggagcaggaagagCGGAGGTCTGATTCCAGAGACCTTCGGTCTGAAGTGCTGAGCACCGACGTCGGCGGTCGCAG TCTAAGCTCCAGGGACGGCTACTTTGAGATGGGCCTGGATGACTCTGGGGAGGAGCTGGTTGGCTCCGCCCCCTTCCCAGAGGAGAAGGAGCTGGTTGGCCCCGCCCCCTTCCCAGAGGAGAAGGAGCTAGTTGGCCCCGCCCCCTTCCCAGAGGAGAAGGAGCTGGTTGGCTCCGCCCCTTTACCAGAGGAGAAGGAGCTGGTTGGCTCCGCCCCCTTACCGGAGGGGGAGGAGCCTGGCGTCCGGCCAGAGGAGCCGGGcgaggagcagctggaggttCGGGTCCGCAGAGTTCTGTGGTGCTGCTGTGTCCTGGTCGGCGAGGAGGTGAAGCAGAGGGGGGCGTGTCTGGTTCTGACGGACCGGCTGCTGGCGCTGCTCTGCTGGTCACATGACTCcctgtcagccaatcaggagaGAG GTCCGGACCAGAGTCCAGATATGGAGGAGGTTCTATTGGGCCTCCAGGCGGATCTGCTGGTACCATACACTCAGGTTCTGCTGACCTGCCCGGCCGAGCTCCAGGACTCCTGCTTCTCATTTGGAATCAAAACGGGTCAGAACCGCTGGTTCATCTTCTCTGAGGCCGAGGAGGTCCGACAGACCAGAACCGAGCTGAACGGGCTGCTTCAG GACCCATTGGACCTCCcggctcctcctcttcctcggctCCTTCCTCCTTCGCTCCTCAGCCCctgggaggtggaggagagTCTGGCAGCTCGGGGGGGATTCCCCGCCCACAtcctctgctcctcttcctcctcttcctcgccaGCCTCAGGCTCCGCCCAGCTGCTCTCTGATCTCGGCTTGGAGGACGCCGGCCTCCtgtcgctcctcttcctcacgcCCAGAACCCTCTGGGTTCTCCGGATGGACTTCAGGCAGCTGTGGGCGGACCGTCCTCCTGTCCACctgtcctcctcttcatcatcctgGTGCAGGCTGGTCCGTTTGGCTCTCAGCTCGGTTCTCCTTCACCCCGACCAGAGAGAGATGGGAGATGGACCAGACCGTGGTTCCTGTCCAGACCCACAGCACTGCCTCAG GAGGCGCCACTCTGTGGATCTGCtggctggaggtcagaggctgctgctgctcttcccTCTGGCCCAGGACAGGGGCTCCTTCCTGGGGGAGCTGAGCCAGAGGAGAGCCTCTCTGGAGGGGCTGAAGTTGGTGGCGCTGCCCCGGCCCTGCAGGCCCTGCCCGGGCCCAACCGGACCCG GCTGCTGCAGAACCAAAgagccctgctgctgctgcagcgacaGGAAGTCAGGCTGCAGCAG tcgAGACTCGTTGAGACTCCAAGATGAGGAGAACCAGCCGCCGCCCCACCTGGTCCCGGGCCTCTCACCTGGACTGAAGCTCCTGGCCGGACTCAGAGGCCAGCAGCTGCTCTCCTACTTCAGGAGATACGTAGCTCAG TCGCAGGCTGAGGAGCTGAGGCATGTCTGCTGGCTCTCTGTGCTGCTCTATAAGGCTCCAGGAAGTGAGGTCACTTCCTGCCTGCTGCTGTCCACCGAGGCCATCTACTTCCTGCTGGACGACTCCGTCCCGCCGCTGCATCCCCACTCAG GGACGGACGCACCGAGTCCTGAGGACGCCGAGACGAGTCTCTGCAGCTGCCTGAGCGTCCGGCTGGCTGAGCTGCAGGCCGTCAACGTGGGACTGTTTGACCAGAACTTCAGGGTGGTAG GACGCTCTGCGGACCAGGTGGTCTGCTGCCTCAGCAGGGACGGCTACGGGACGAGCGtcttcctgcagcagctgatggcgGCTCtcagcctgcagcagcagcagcgtccGCCCCAACCCGACCCGTCCGACCAGGACTTCTACTCCCAGTTCACGG GAAAGATGCAGAACTACGAGCTGGTCCACAGCAGCAGGGTGCGCTTCATCTACCCCAGCGACGAGGAGATGGGTGACCTGACCTTCATCGTGTCAGAGAGGAAAACCTCTGCCAGCGCGCCGCCCCCGTCCTCCTGCAGCATCCTGCTCTACCTGCTCGTCTTCCAG GTCCAGATGCCCAACCAGCCGTCCACTGAGCGGTCTCCGGTCCTCCAGCCCCGGACGCTGGTCCTCACCGGGACGGACGTCTTCCTGCTGGACGAGGACTACGTCAGCTACCCTCTGCCGGACTTCGCCAAGGAGCCGCCGTCCAG AGGGCGCTACCAGCTGTGTGAGGCCCGACGGATCCGGGACCTGGACCGGGTTCTGCTGGGCTACCAGCCGTACCCCCAGGCCCTGACCCTGGTGTTTGACGACCTGCCGGGTCCGGACCTGCTCTGCCACCTCACCATGGACCACTTCGCCCCTGCCGGCCCGGAGGCTCCGCCCCCAGGGGGCGTGGCTGGCGGTCAGGGCGAGGTGCAGTGGTGTGTCTTTGTGCCAGGGGGCGACAGCAGGGAGCGGCTGATCTCGCTGCTCGCCCGCCAGTGGGAGGCGCTGTGCAGCCGGGAGCTTCCTGTCGAGCTCACCGGCTGA
- the nisch gene encoding nischarin isoform X5 encodes MMEHGSFPVAVPARKVTVVGSELVESYTVYIIDVTDSLHRWTVKHRYSDFYELHEKLTAEKKVDRHLLPPKKILGKNSKSLVERRQKELELYLQTLLQQFPEATPTPLAYFLHFHLYEINGITAALAEELFHKGEQLLQAGEVFSLRPLQLYSVSQQLRLATPTCLSGDARTDLGHILDFTCRLRYLKISGSRGPVGTSNIQETSLPFDLSVFKSLLQIEISDCSSQQIQGLPSLRASLATLNLHRSTESMMSVLVPEASEFPQWEPEGAEPGCPVTALVPIWRHLTTLDMSHNCIGAVDDSVKLIPKVEFLDLSYNQLSSVENLQHLYSLVHVDLSYNCLHSLEAAHTRLGNIKTLSLAGNQLETLSGLSKLYSLVNLDLSHNQLAQLEEIRNIGALPCLEKLNLSSNPMCIIPDYRTKVLAQFGDRAAEVSLDCRATTEKELDTVEVLKAIQKAKEVKDRMSSSDKKISEDSRASAAPPASSSSSSSSCPSQGNHD; translated from the exons ATGATGGAGCACGGCTCCTTTCCAGTGGCGGTTCCGGCCCGGAAGGTGACTGTGGTCGGTTCGGAGCTCGTGGAGAGCTACACG gtCTACATCATTGATGTAACGGACAGTCTGCACCGGTGGACGGTGAAGCACCGCTACAGCGATTTCTACGAGCTGCATGAGAAG CTGACGGCGGAAAAGAAAGTGGACCGCCATCTGCTTCCTCCCAAGAAGATCCTGGGGAAGAACTCCAAGAGTCTCGTGGAGCGGCGGCAGAAGGAGCTGGAGCTCTACCTGCAGACGCTGCTGCAGCAGTTTCCAGAGGCCACACCCACTCCGCTCGCCTACTTCCTGCACTTCCACCTCTAT GAGATTAATGGCATCACAGCAGCGCTGGCAGAGGAGCTCTTCCATAAAG gggagcagctgctgcaggcagGAGAGGTGTTTTCCCTGCGTCCGCTCCAGCTTTACTCCGTCTCCCAGCAGCTCCGcctggccacgcccacctgcCTCAGCGGAGACGCCAGAACGGACCTGGGACACATCCTGGACTTCACCTGCAGGCTACGCTACCTCAAG atTTCAGGGAGCAGAGGTCCAGTAGGAACCAGTAACATCCAGGAGACCAGTCTCCCCTTCGACCTGTCAGTGTTTAAGTCCCTGCTGCAGATTGAG ATCAGCGACTGCAGCTCGCAGCAGATCCAGGGTCTGCCGTCCCTGAGGGCCAGCCTGGCTACGCTGAACCTCCACCGCTCTACTGAGTCCATGATG TCCGTCCTCGTCCCAGAGGCCAGCGAGTTCCCGCAGTGGGAACctgagggggcggagcctggcTGTCCTGTCACGGCACTGGTTCCCATCTGGAGACACCTGACCACGCTGGACATGAGCCACAACTGCATCGGCGCCGTCGACGACTCAGTG AAACTCATCCCCAAGGTGGAGTTCCTGGACCTGAGCTACAACCAGCTGTCGTCTGTGGAGAACCTGCAG CACCTCTACAGCTTGGTGCATGTGGACCTGAGCTACAACTGCCTGCACAGCCTGGAGGCGGCGCACACGCGGCTGGGGAACATCAAGACGCTAAGCCTGGCGGGGAACCAGCTGGAGACGCTCAGTGGGCTCTCCAAGCTCTACTCTCTGGTCAACCTGGACCTGAGCCACAATCAACTGGCACAG cTGGAGGAGATCAGGAACATCGGAGCGCTGCCCTGCTTGGAGAAGCTCAACCTGTCCAGTAACCCCATGTGCATCATACCAGACTACAGAACCAAGGTTCTGGCCCAGTTTGGGGACCGGGCAGCAGAG GTGAGCCTGGACTGCAGAGCGACGACGGAGAAGGAGCTGGACACGGTGGAAGTGCTGAAAGCCATTCAGAAAGCCAAAGAGGTCAAAGATCGCATGAGCAGCAGCGATAAGAAG ATCAGTGAGGACTCCAGGgcgtctgcagctcctcctgcctcctcctcctcctcctcttcgtcctgCCCCAGCCAAGGTAATCAT GACTGA
- the nisch gene encoding nischarin isoform X1, with the protein MMEHGSFPVAVPARKVTVVGSELVESYTVYIIDVTDSLHRWTVKHRYSDFYELHEKLTAEKKVDRHLLPPKKILGKNSKSLVERRQKELELYLQTLLQQFPEATPTPLAYFLHFHLYEINGITAALAEELFHKGEQLLQAGEVFSLRPLQLYSVSQQLRLATPTCLSGDARTDLGHILDFTCRLRYLKISGSRGPVGTSNIQETSLPFDLSVFKSLLQIEISDCSSQQIQGLPSLRASLATLNLHRSTESMMSVLVPEASEFPQWEPEGAEPGCPVTALVPIWRHLTTLDMSHNCIGAVDDSVKLIPKVEFLDLSYNQLSSVENLQHLYSLVHVDLSYNCLHSLEAAHTRLGNIKTLSLAGNQLETLSGLSKLYSLVNLDLSHNQLAQLEEIRNIGALPCLEKLNLSSNPMCIIPDYRTKVLAQFGDRAAEVSLDCRATTEKELDTVEVLKAIQKAKEVKDRMSSSDKKISEDSRASAAPPASSSSSSSSCPSQGLTSREDDPGPPDAPPPEDPSPPPNISHTHLLSAEPAQVKLSALCQPEQPLPANSASSSAAVCCFCSACFSSRLEVRCSACSATCCPLLPSALFALSLSNKDFSTQLSQRLGSILREQKTKRGEEEEQEERRSDSRDLRSEVLSTDVGGRSLSSRDGYFEMGLDDSGEELVGSAPFPEEKELVGPAPFPEEKELVGPAPFPEEKELVGSAPLPEEKELVGSAPLPEGEEPGVRPEEPGEEQLEVRVRRVLWCCCVLVGEEVKQRGACLVLTDRLLALLCWSHDSLSANQERDLSSGPDQSPDMEEVLLGLQADLLVPYTQVLLTCPAELQDSCFSFGIKTGQNRWFIFSEAEEVRQTRTELNGLLQDPLDLPAPPLPRLLPPSLLSPWEVEESLAARGGFPAHILCSSSSSSSPASGSAQLLSDLGLEDAGLLSLLFLTPRTLWVLRMDFRQLWADRPPVHLSSSSSSWCRLVRLALSSVLLHPDQREMGDGPDRGSCPDPQHCLRRRHSVDLLAGGQRLLLLFPLAQDRGSFLGELSQRRASLEGLKLVALPRPCRPCPGPTGPGCCRTKEPCCCCSDRKSGCSSRDSLRLQDEENQPPPHLVPGLSPGLKLLAGLRGQQLLSYFRRYVAQSQAEELRHVCWLSVLLYKAPGSEVTSCLLLSTEAIYFLLDDSVPPLHPHSGTDAPSPEDAETSLCSCLSVRLAELQAVNVGLFDQNFRVVGRSADQVVCCLSRDGYGTSVFLQQLMAALSLQQQQRPPQPDPSDQDFYSQFTGKMQNYELVHSSRVRFIYPSDEEMGDLTFIVSERKTSASAPPPSSCSILLYLLVFQVQMPNQPSTERSPVLQPRTLVLTGTDVFLLDEDYVSYPLPDFAKEPPSRGRYQLCEARRIRDLDRVLLGYQPYPQALTLVFDDLPGPDLLCHLTMDHFAPAGPEAPPPGGVAGGQGEVQWCVFVPGGDSRERLISLLARQWEALCSRELPVELTG; encoded by the exons ATGATGGAGCACGGCTCCTTTCCAGTGGCGGTTCCGGCCCGGAAGGTGACTGTGGTCGGTTCGGAGCTCGTGGAGAGCTACACG gtCTACATCATTGATGTAACGGACAGTCTGCACCGGTGGACGGTGAAGCACCGCTACAGCGATTTCTACGAGCTGCATGAGAAG CTGACGGCGGAAAAGAAAGTGGACCGCCATCTGCTTCCTCCCAAGAAGATCCTGGGGAAGAACTCCAAGAGTCTCGTGGAGCGGCGGCAGAAGGAGCTGGAGCTCTACCTGCAGACGCTGCTGCAGCAGTTTCCAGAGGCCACACCCACTCCGCTCGCCTACTTCCTGCACTTCCACCTCTAT GAGATTAATGGCATCACAGCAGCGCTGGCAGAGGAGCTCTTCCATAAAG gggagcagctgctgcaggcagGAGAGGTGTTTTCCCTGCGTCCGCTCCAGCTTTACTCCGTCTCCCAGCAGCTCCGcctggccacgcccacctgcCTCAGCGGAGACGCCAGAACGGACCTGGGACACATCCTGGACTTCACCTGCAGGCTACGCTACCTCAAG atTTCAGGGAGCAGAGGTCCAGTAGGAACCAGTAACATCCAGGAGACCAGTCTCCCCTTCGACCTGTCAGTGTTTAAGTCCCTGCTGCAGATTGAG ATCAGCGACTGCAGCTCGCAGCAGATCCAGGGTCTGCCGTCCCTGAGGGCCAGCCTGGCTACGCTGAACCTCCACCGCTCTACTGAGTCCATGATG TCCGTCCTCGTCCCAGAGGCCAGCGAGTTCCCGCAGTGGGAACctgagggggcggagcctggcTGTCCTGTCACGGCACTGGTTCCCATCTGGAGACACCTGACCACGCTGGACATGAGCCACAACTGCATCGGCGCCGTCGACGACTCAGTG AAACTCATCCCCAAGGTGGAGTTCCTGGACCTGAGCTACAACCAGCTGTCGTCTGTGGAGAACCTGCAG CACCTCTACAGCTTGGTGCATGTGGACCTGAGCTACAACTGCCTGCACAGCCTGGAGGCGGCGCACACGCGGCTGGGGAACATCAAGACGCTAAGCCTGGCGGGGAACCAGCTGGAGACGCTCAGTGGGCTCTCCAAGCTCTACTCTCTGGTCAACCTGGACCTGAGCCACAATCAACTGGCACAG cTGGAGGAGATCAGGAACATCGGAGCGCTGCCCTGCTTGGAGAAGCTCAACCTGTCCAGTAACCCCATGTGCATCATACCAGACTACAGAACCAAGGTTCTGGCCCAGTTTGGGGACCGGGCAGCAGAG GTGAGCCTGGACTGCAGAGCGACGACGGAGAAGGAGCTGGACACGGTGGAAGTGCTGAAAGCCATTCAGAAAGCCAAAGAGGTCAAAGATCGCATGAGCAGCAGCGATAAGAAG ATCAGTGAGGACTCCAGGgcgtctgcagctcctcctgcctcctcctcctcctcctcttcgtcctgCCCCAGCCAAG GACTGACCAGCAGAGAGGACGACCCCGGCCCCCCCGACGCCCCTCCCCCCGAGGACCCCTCACCCCCTCCTaacatctcacacacacacctcctgtCTGCCGAACCTGCTCAG GTAAAACTTTCTGCTCTCTGCCAGCCTGAACAGCCACTCCCAGCGAACTCGgcttcttcctctgcagccgTCTG cTGTTTCTGCTCAGCTTGCTTTTCCAGTCGCCTGGAGGTCCGCTGCTCCGCctgcagcgccacctgctgtCCGCTGCTCCCCTCTGCTCTTTTCGCCCTGTCCCTGTCCAACAAAGACTTCAGCACCCAGCTCTCCCAGCGGCTCGGCTCCATCCTGAGGGAGCAGAAGacgaagagaggagaggaagaggagcaggaagagCGGAGGTCTGATTCCAGAGACCTTCGGTCTGAAGTGCTGAGCACCGACGTCGGCGGTCGCAG TCTAAGCTCCAGGGACGGCTACTTTGAGATGGGCCTGGATGACTCTGGGGAGGAGCTGGTTGGCTCCGCCCCCTTCCCAGAGGAGAAGGAGCTGGTTGGCCCCGCCCCCTTCCCAGAGGAGAAGGAGCTAGTTGGCCCCGCCCCCTTCCCAGAGGAGAAGGAGCTGGTTGGCTCCGCCCCTTTACCAGAGGAGAAGGAGCTGGTTGGCTCCGCCCCCTTACCGGAGGGGGAGGAGCCTGGCGTCCGGCCAGAGGAGCCGGGcgaggagcagctggaggttCGGGTCCGCAGAGTTCTGTGGTGCTGCTGTGTCCTGGTCGGCGAGGAGGTGAAGCAGAGGGGGGCGTGTCTGGTTCTGACGGACCGGCTGCTGGCGCTGCTCTGCTGGTCACATGACTCcctgtcagccaatcaggagaGAG ATCTTTCCTCAGGTCCGGACCAGAGTCCAGATATGGAGGAGGTTCTATTGGGCCTCCAGGCGGATCTGCTGGTACCATACACTCAGGTTCTGCTGACCTGCCCGGCCGAGCTCCAGGACTCCTGCTTCTCATTTGGAATCAAAACGGGTCAGAACCGCTGGTTCATCTTCTCTGAGGCCGAGGAGGTCCGACAGACCAGAACCGAGCTGAACGGGCTGCTTCAG GACCCATTGGACCTCCcggctcctcctcttcctcggctCCTTCCTCCTTCGCTCCTCAGCCCctgggaggtggaggagagTCTGGCAGCTCGGGGGGGATTCCCCGCCCACAtcctctgctcctcttcctcctcttcctcgccaGCCTCAGGCTCCGCCCAGCTGCTCTCTGATCTCGGCTTGGAGGACGCCGGCCTCCtgtcgctcctcttcctcacgcCCAGAACCCTCTGGGTTCTCCGGATGGACTTCAGGCAGCTGTGGGCGGACCGTCCTCCTGTCCACctgtcctcctcttcatcatcctgGTGCAGGCTGGTCCGTTTGGCTCTCAGCTCGGTTCTCCTTCACCCCGACCAGAGAGAGATGGGAGATGGACCAGACCGTGGTTCCTGTCCAGACCCACAGCACTGCCTCAG GAGGCGCCACTCTGTGGATCTGCtggctggaggtcagaggctgctgctgctcttcccTCTGGCCCAGGACAGGGGCTCCTTCCTGGGGGAGCTGAGCCAGAGGAGAGCCTCTCTGGAGGGGCTGAAGTTGGTGGCGCTGCCCCGGCCCTGCAGGCCCTGCCCGGGCCCAACCGGACCCG GCTGCTGCAGAACCAAAgagccctgctgctgctgcagcgacaGGAAGTCAGGCTGCAGCAG tcgAGACTCGTTGAGACTCCAAGATGAGGAGAACCAGCCGCCGCCCCACCTGGTCCCGGGCCTCTCACCTGGACTGAAGCTCCTGGCCGGACTCAGAGGCCAGCAGCTGCTCTCCTACTTCAGGAGATACGTAGCTCAG TCGCAGGCTGAGGAGCTGAGGCATGTCTGCTGGCTCTCTGTGCTGCTCTATAAGGCTCCAGGAAGTGAGGTCACTTCCTGCCTGCTGCTGTCCACCGAGGCCATCTACTTCCTGCTGGACGACTCCGTCCCGCCGCTGCATCCCCACTCAG GGACGGACGCACCGAGTCCTGAGGACGCCGAGACGAGTCTCTGCAGCTGCCTGAGCGTCCGGCTGGCTGAGCTGCAGGCCGTCAACGTGGGACTGTTTGACCAGAACTTCAGGGTGGTAG GACGCTCTGCGGACCAGGTGGTCTGCTGCCTCAGCAGGGACGGCTACGGGACGAGCGtcttcctgcagcagctgatggcgGCTCtcagcctgcagcagcagcagcgtccGCCCCAACCCGACCCGTCCGACCAGGACTTCTACTCCCAGTTCACGG GAAAGATGCAGAACTACGAGCTGGTCCACAGCAGCAGGGTGCGCTTCATCTACCCCAGCGACGAGGAGATGGGTGACCTGACCTTCATCGTGTCAGAGAGGAAAACCTCTGCCAGCGCGCCGCCCCCGTCCTCCTGCAGCATCCTGCTCTACCTGCTCGTCTTCCAG GTCCAGATGCCCAACCAGCCGTCCACTGAGCGGTCTCCGGTCCTCCAGCCCCGGACGCTGGTCCTCACCGGGACGGACGTCTTCCTGCTGGACGAGGACTACGTCAGCTACCCTCTGCCGGACTTCGCCAAGGAGCCGCCGTCCAG AGGGCGCTACCAGCTGTGTGAGGCCCGACGGATCCGGGACCTGGACCGGGTTCTGCTGGGCTACCAGCCGTACCCCCAGGCCCTGACCCTGGTGTTTGACGACCTGCCGGGTCCGGACCTGCTCTGCCACCTCACCATGGACCACTTCGCCCCTGCCGGCCCGGAGGCTCCGCCCCCAGGGGGCGTGGCTGGCGGTCAGGGCGAGGTGCAGTGGTGTGTCTTTGTGCCAGGGGGCGACAGCAGGGAGCGGCTGATCTCGCTGCTCGCCCGCCAGTGGGAGGCGCTGTGCAGCCGGGAGCTTCCTGTCGAGCTCACCGGCTGA